Part of the Usitatibacter palustris genome, GAGCGACAACCTGGCTCCCGACCGGGCTCTCGCCTGGCTGCTCTTCGATGCCAAGGGCGGCGTGCTGCGCGCGGGCGCCACACCCGCCGCCGAGATGCCCAAGGCCGAGGACGTGGAGCTCGTCCTGCCGGCCTCGCGCGTGCTGTTCGCGCGCCTGAAGCTTCCCAAGGTGAACGCCGCCACGATCCGCGAGCTGCTTCCCTACGCGGTCGAGGACCGGCTGCTCGCCGAGCCCCACAACATCCACGCCGTGGCCGGTGGCCGCAGCGCGCAGGGCGAGACGATCGTCGCCGTCGTCGATCGCGCCTGGCTCTCCGGCTTGCTGCAGGCGCTCGACCGTTCGGGCATCTCCCCGCGCCGCGCGAGCTGCGAAAGCGCGCTGCTCGCCGGCGGTGCGGGCGACTGGAACGTGGTGCTCGGACCCGATCACGGCTTTCTCGTCGATGACGACGGCGTGGCCGTCGCATTCGATCGCGGTACCGACCTGCCGCTTGCGATTCGTGTCGCGCTCGACGAAGCCTCCGCACGCAACGCCCGTCCCGCGCTCGTGCGCGTGCACACGCAGGATGGCGCACCGCTTCCCGACCTCGCGCGCTGGAGCGAGCAGGCAGGCCTTCCCTTCGGCGCCGGCTCGCAGTGGGAGAAGCTCGCGACCATCGGCTTCCCGCGCGATGCGATCGACCTGTTGCAGGGCGGATTCGCCACGCGTGCCGGGCGCGCGCTGTCGTTCGCCGGCATTCCGCGCGCCGCGGTCGTCCTGGCGGCGGCCATCGCGGTCATCCACCTGGGCTTCACGGCCTGGGACACCTGGCGGCTCTCCTCGGAGCGCGAGCGCCTCGAGGCGAAGCGCGAAACGATTTTCCGCGCCGCGTTCCCGGAAGCGAAAGCCATCGTCGATCCCGACCTGCAGATGGCGCGCAACCTCGGCGACCTGCGCCGCTCGCGCGGCCTTTCCTCCGACGACGATTTCCTCGTGCAGGCCACGCGCGCCGCGCGGGAGTTCCCCGCGGGCACCGCCAAGGCGCTCACGTACGCGCAGGGACGCGTCGAGGTGCAGCGATGAACCTGCGCGAACGCAAGGTCCTGCAGATCGGCGCGATCGCCGCCGCGATCCTGCTTTTCATCGCGTTCGCCTGGATTCCGATGGAACGCGCGCGCGCGCGCCTCGCGGCGGAACTGCCGCGCCTCGAAGCCTCCGTGCAATCGATGGAGCGCGCCGCCGCCGAAGTCCAGCGCCTGCGCGCGATGCCCGCGCCCAAGGGGCCGACCGTCGCGACCCCGCTCGCGAGCCTCGTCGCCTCGGGCGTGCTCACGCGCGATTTGCCCGGCGCCCAGGTCTCCCTCGCCGACGAGCGCCGCGTGCGCGTCAATGGCGGCGACCTCGCGTATGGCGCGCTGCTCGAGGCAATTGCGTCGGCGCAGGCCGCGCACGGATTGCGCGTGGAATCCGCGCGCATCGAAAAGCTGCCCGCCGCGGGCCGCGTCCGCGCCGAGCTCGTGCTCGCGAGGTCGTAGCGTGCGCGCCGCCGTCCTCCTGGGCGTCTTCGCCTACTTCGCCTTCCTGGTCGCCAGCGCGCCCGCCTCCCTGCTCGTGCCGCGCGTGCGCGCCGCCTCGAACGGTGCGGTCGAGCTCACCGACACGAAGGGCACGATCTGGAGCGCCAGTGCGCGCGCGCTGGTCACGCCGCGACAGACCGCTCCCATCACGCTCGACCGCGTCGCATGGAACTGGCGTCCGGCGCGATTGATCGCCGGTGAAATGGCTTTCGCCGTCGAGCTCGTGGCCAACGGCGTCGACGCGACTTTCGACGTGGCTCGCGGCGTGTCGACCGTGGAATTTCGCGACGTGGCCGCGCGCGGCGATGTCGCGCGCCTCTCGGCGTGGGTCCCCTTCGTGCGCACATGGCAGCCCGCGGGGTCGCTCCTGCTCGAGGCGCCGCGCCTCGCATGGGATGGATCGATGCTTGCCGGCAACCTCTCGCTCGAATGGCGGGGCGCCACGACCGCGCTCTCCACCGTGAAGCCACTCGGTTCGTACCGGGCGGAAGCGCGCGCCGAAGGCGGTCCCGCGAAGCTTTCGGTGACGACGCTCGAGGGACCGCTGCGCATCGCGGGCCAGGGAACGCTGGCACTTCCCTCGAAGGCGACCTTCACGGGCGAAGCGCGCGCGCAATCGGAAGCCGCCGCACTCGCACCCCTGCTGGACCTCATGGGTCCGAAGCGCGCGGATGGCGCGCACGCGATCGACTGGCAAGCGCGCTGATGGCGGCCCCCGAATTCGCCGCGCCGCGCTGGCTCGCGAACAACCACCTCCAGACCGTTTACGGCTCGCTCATCTCCCCGCGTCCTCGCGTCCAGTACCGCCGCGAGCGGTGGGACACGCCCGACGGCGATTTCGTCGACGTGGATTTCGTCGACGGCCCCGAAGGCTCGCCGTGGGTACATCTCTTCCACGGTCTCGAGGGCTCCTCGTCCTCGCCGTACGCGACACACCTCATGGACAACGTGCAGCGCCTCGGGTGGCGCGGCAGCGTGCTCAACTTCCGTGGTTGCAGCGGCGAACCCAATCGCCTGGGACGCGCCTATCACTCGGGCGATTCCGAGGAGGTCGATTGGGTCCTGCGCAAGCTCAAGCCCCGCGTGGGCAGCGCGCCGTTCTACGCGGCCGGGGTCTCGCTCGGCGGCAACGTGCTGCTCAAGTGGCTGGGTGAACGCGGCCGTGATGCCGAAGGCATCCTCGAGCGCGCCGTCGCGGTTTCCGCGCCCGTCGATCTCATGGCCGCGGGCTGGGCGCTGCAGGCGGGCATCGCGATCCTGTACGGCAAGCACTTCAACGCGACGCTGAAGAAACGCTCGCTCGCGAAGCTCGCGCAGTTCCCGGACCTCTTCGACGCCGCGCGGGTGAAGCGCGCGCGCACGCTGCGCGAATTCGACGACGCGATGACCGCTCCCGTCCACGGCTTCTCCGGCGTGGACGACTACTACACGCGTTCCAGCTCCAAGCCGTGGCTGCGAGCGATCCGCGTGCCGACGCTCGTGCTCAACGCGCGCGACGATCCGTTCCTGCCCGAGCGCTTCCTGCCGGCCCCGGCGGAAGTCTCGCCCAAAGTCACGCTAGAATTCCCGGCGCGCGGCGGTCATGTCGGGTTCGTCTCCGGCTTCCCGGGCCGCTCCGAATGGCTTCCCCGCCGCATCCTCCACTTCCTGATCGAGAACGAATGAGCCCCATCGACCCCAGCATCTTCAAGGCCTACGACATCCGCGGCGTCGTCGACACCGCCCTCACCGAAGGCGCCGCGGAATCGGTCGGCCGCGCGCTCGGCACGCTGGGCGTGGCGCGTGGGGTGAAGAAGTTCGTCGTCGGCCGCGACGGACGGCTCTCGGGGCCGCGGCTCGTCGCCGCCCTTTCGCGCGGCCTCAATGCGGCAGGCATGGATGTGATCGACATCGGAGTCGTCGCCACGCCGATGGTGTACTTCGCCACCTATCACTTCGCGACCGGCAGCGGCGTCATGGTCACCGGCAGCCACAATCCGCCCGCCTACAACGGCCTGAAGATGATGCTCGCGGGCGACACGCTCTATGGCGACGCGATCCAGGCGCTGCGTGAAACCATCGAGAAGAAGCAGTTCGCCTCGGGCACGGGCCGCGTCGAAACCGCCGACATCGCCGAGGAATACTTCGCGCGCATCACGGGCGACGTGAAGCTTGCCAGGCCGATGAAGATCGTCGTCGATTGCGGCAACGGCTCGCCCGGCGCCTACGCGCCCACGCTATTCCGCCGCCTGGGATGCGAAGTCGAGGAGCTCTTCTGCGAGGTTGACGGCAACTTCCCCAACCACCATCCGGATCCCGCGAAGCCCGAGAACCTGGAGGACCTGATCGCCGCGCTCGCGAAAGGCCCCGCCGAGATCGGACTCGCGTTCGACGGCGACGGCGATCGGCTCGGCGTCGTCACGAAGAGCGGCAAGATCATCTATCCGGACCGCCAGCTCATGCTCTTCGCGGCCGACGTGCTCACGCGCCATCCGGGCGCGGAAGTGATCTTCGACGTGAAGAGCACGCGCAACCTGTTCGCGTGGATCCGCAAGCACGGCGGCAAGCCGCTGCTGTACAAGACGGGCCACTCGCTCATCAAGGCGAAGCTCAAGGAAACGGGCGGACCGCTGGGTGGCGAGATGAGCGGCCACGTCTTCTTCAAGGACCGCTGGTACGGCTTCGACGACGGCCTCTACGTGGGCGCGCGACTGCTCGAGCTCCTCTCGCGCTCGGCCGATCCCTCCGCGGTGCTCGAAGCCCTCCCCGACTCCCTCTCGACGCCCGAGCTGCACCTCGATTGCGTCAAGGAGGGCGAGAACCATCGCATCGTCGCCCTGCTGCAGAAGAACGCGCGCTTCGAGGGTGCGACCGAGGTGAACACGATCGACGGTCTGCGCACCGAATACCCCGACGGCTTCGGCCTGCTGCGCGCGTCCAACACGACACCCGTCCTCACGCTGCGCTTCGAGGCCGACAACCCGGCCGCACTCGCGCGCATCCAGGCAGACTTCGCGCGCGCGCTGCGTACAGCGATGCCGGGCGCGAAACTTCCCTGGTAAAGGCCTGTGCCGCCGTTCACAGGTGCCCGAGGGGAATCCCCGTACACTTGCGTCTTCCGGGCCAAGACCACAGCCATTGAAATTGCCGTCGATCCTCCGCGTCATCCCGCTCCTGTGCGCCTGCGGTGGACTGCAGGCCGCCACGCTCGACGTCCTGGTCACCAACGCCTCCGGCGCGCCGGTCGCCGACGCGGTCGTGCACGTCTATCCGAAGTCGGGCACCGCACCCGCCAGGAAGCGTGAAGGCGAAATCGCCCAGATCGACAAGACCTTCGTGCCGCTGGTGACCGTCGTGCAGACCGGCACGCCCGTCCAGTTTCCGAACCGCGACACAACGCGCCACCACGTCTATTCGTTTTCTCCGCCGAAACCGTTCGAGCTGAAGCTCTACGTGGGCACGCCGACGGCGCCGGTGGTCTTCGACAAGCCCGGCGAAGTGGTGCTGGGCTGCAACATCCACGATCACATGATCGCCTACGTGTTCGTCGTCGAGACGCCCTGGTTCGCGAAGTCCGGCCCCGATGGGCGCGCGAAGGTCGAGGGACTTCCCGCCGGCGATTTCGAAGCGAAGCTCTGGCATTACGCGCAGGCGCTTCCGCCCCCCGCTCCCAAGGACATCAGGCTGCGCGCCGACGAAAGCGCCACCACCGAATGGAAAGTCACCGTCCGCCCGACCCCGCCAAGACCCGCGCCGCGCTAGGCCGCGCCGGGCCGGCCCCGGACAAGCGCATCGCGAAGCTGCAGGACCGCATCGTCGTCTTCTTCGTGGCGCTGCTCGCGTCCGTGCTGATCGTGAACTTCGCGCTGATCCGCTACACGACCCAGCAGACCGCGCAGAACACGCTGCGCGAGGAGCTGCGCGTGGGCGCGCGCGTCTTCAAGCGCATCCTCGAGACCAACAGCGAGAAACTGGTCGAAGCCACGAGCGTGCTCACGTACGACTTCGGCTTCCGCGAAGCCATCGCCACGCGCGAGCGCGAAACCATCTACTCCGCCCTCACCAACCACGCCGCGCGCATCCGCGCGAGCGCCATGGCGGTCATCGGGCTCGACGGCATCATCGTGAGCGACACGCTGAAGCCGAAGGCTTCCGGCGTTCCCTACGCCTTTCCGGACCTCATCAACGAGGCCGCAGAGCGCGGACGCACTTCGTCGATCCGCCTGGTCGACGGGAAGGCCTACCAGATCATCGTCGTGCCGGTGCTGGCCCCCCTGCCGATCGCGTGGGTCGCGATGAGCTTCGTGATCGACGACACCGCGGCGCGCGAGCTGCAGCGGATCACGTCGTCCGACGTCACCTTCCTCGAGATGTCGGGCGCGACGCCGGGCCTGCTCGCGAGCACGGTGCCGCCCGCGCGCCGCGGCGGCCTCCTCGAGAAGGCGCCGTCGATGGTCGCCAACGGCGCGAACGGCGTGAAGGAGCGCCTGGGCGACGAGGAATACGAGGTGCTCGCCATGCGCCTCGACTCGGGCAAGCTGCCGATCTACGCGCTCATCCAGCGCTCCGTGAAGGAAGGCACCGAGCCGTTCGACTGGCTCGAGGTGCTGCTGTATTTCCTCGCGAGCTTCTCGATGGCGGTCACGCTCTACGGCGCCATCCGCATCGCCCGCCGGATCACGCGTCCCATCGCCCACCTCGCCTCGGCCGCGCGCGAGATCGAAAAAGGTAACTACGACGTTCGCGTCGATGCGACCGGCAGCTTCGAGATCAGCGAGCTCGCCCAGGCGTTCGGCGGCATGACCCGCGGCCTGGCCGAGCGCGACAACATGCGCGACGTGCTCGGCAAGGTCTCCTCGGCCGCGGTGGCGGCGCAGCTGCTCACCGGGCAGATCGAGCTCGGCGGCGAGGAGCGCGATGCCTCCGTCATCTTCACCGATGTCCGCAACTTCACCGCGCTCGCCGAAAAGCTCTCGCCAACGCAGAGCCTGGCACTCCTCAACGAATTCCTCACGGAGATCAGCGCGATTGTCGAGGACCACGGCGGCGTGGTCGACAAGTACATGGGCGACGGCGTGATGGCGGTGTTCGGCGCCCCGGTCGCTCGCCCCGACGACGGCCAGCGCGCGCTCGAGGCCGCGCTCGCCATCCGCGACGGCGTGCGGGCGCTGGGCCGGCGCCTGGCCGCGCGCGGCCAGCCCGATCCCGAGGTCGGCGTCGGACTCAACACCTCGCGCGTGATCGCCGGCAACATCGGCTCGCCCACGCGCCTCAACTACACGGTGCTCGGCGACGGCGTGAACCTCGCGGCGCGCTTCGAGGGCCTCACCAAGCGCTACCAGGTGCCGATCGTTTGCGGCGAGCGGACGAAGGCCGTCTCCTCGGGTGTGGTCTTCCGCGAGCTCGACAAGGTGCGGGTGCGCGGCAAGACCGT contains:
- the gspL gene encoding type II secretion system protein GspL yields the protein MKLRIFVPASDNLAPDRALAWLLFDAKGGVLRAGATPAAEMPKAEDVELVLPASRVLFARLKLPKVNAATIRELLPYAVEDRLLAEPHNIHAVAGGRSAQGETIVAVVDRAWLSGLLQALDRSGISPRRASCESALLAGGAGDWNVVLGPDHGFLVDDDGVAVAFDRGTDLPLAIRVALDEASARNARPALVRVHTQDGAPLPDLARWSEQAGLPFGAGSQWEKLATIGFPRDAIDLLQGGFATRAGRALSFAGIPRAAVVLAAAIAVIHLGFTAWDTWRLSSERERLEAKRETIFRAAFPEAKAIVDPDLQMARNLGDLRRSRGLSSDDDFLVQATRAAREFPAGTAKALTYAQGRVEVQR
- the gspM gene encoding type II secretion system protein GspM; its protein translation is MNLRERKVLQIGAIAAAILLFIAFAWIPMERARARLAAELPRLEASVQSMERAAAEVQRLRAMPAPKGPTVATPLASLVASGVLTRDLPGAQVSLADERRVRVNGGDLAYGALLEAIASAQAAHGLRVESARIEKLPAAGRVRAELVLARS
- the gspN gene encoding type II secretion system protein N, with protein sequence MRAAVLLGVFAYFAFLVASAPASLLVPRVRAASNGAVELTDTKGTIWSASARALVTPRQTAPITLDRVAWNWRPARLIAGEMAFAVELVANGVDATFDVARGVSTVEFRDVAARGDVARLSAWVPFVRTWQPAGSLLLEAPRLAWDGSMLAGNLSLEWRGATTALSTVKPLGSYRAEARAEGGPAKLSVTTLEGPLRIAGQGTLALPSKATFTGEARAQSEAAALAPLLDLMGPKRADGAHAIDWQAR
- a CDS encoding hydrolase is translated as MAAPEFAAPRWLANNHLQTVYGSLISPRPRVQYRRERWDTPDGDFVDVDFVDGPEGSPWVHLFHGLEGSSSSPYATHLMDNVQRLGWRGSVLNFRGCSGEPNRLGRAYHSGDSEEVDWVLRKLKPRVGSAPFYAAGVSLGGNVLLKWLGERGRDAEGILERAVAVSAPVDLMAAGWALQAGIAILYGKHFNATLKKRSLAKLAQFPDLFDAARVKRARTLREFDDAMTAPVHGFSGVDDYYTRSSSKPWLRAIRVPTLVLNARDDPFLPERFLPAPAEVSPKVTLEFPARGGHVGFVSGFPGRSEWLPRRILHFLIENE
- a CDS encoding phosphomannomutase/phosphoglucomutase produces the protein MSPIDPSIFKAYDIRGVVDTALTEGAAESVGRALGTLGVARGVKKFVVGRDGRLSGPRLVAALSRGLNAAGMDVIDIGVVATPMVYFATYHFATGSGVMVTGSHNPPAYNGLKMMLAGDTLYGDAIQALRETIEKKQFASGTGRVETADIAEEYFARITGDVKLARPMKIVVDCGNGSPGAYAPTLFRRLGCEVEELFCEVDGNFPNHHPDPAKPENLEDLIAALAKGPAEIGLAFDGDGDRLGVVTKSGKIIYPDRQLMLFAADVLTRHPGAEVIFDVKSTRNLFAWIRKHGGKPLLYKTGHSLIKAKLKETGGPLGGEMSGHVFFKDRWYGFDDGLYVGARLLELLSRSADPSAVLEALPDSLSTPELHLDCVKEGENHRIVALLQKNARFEGATEVNTIDGLRTEYPDGFGLLRASNTTPVLTLRFEADNPAALARIQADFARALRTAMPGAKLPW
- a CDS encoding methylamine utilization protein, with product MPSILRVIPLLCACGGLQAATLDVLVTNASGAPVADAVVHVYPKSGTAPARKREGEIAQIDKTFVPLVTVVQTGTPVQFPNRDTTRHHVYSFSPPKPFELKLYVGTPTAPVVFDKPGEVVLGCNIHDHMIAYVFVVETPWFAKSGPDGRAKVEGLPAGDFEAKLWHYAQALPPPAPKDIRLRADESATTEWKVTVRPTPPRPAPR
- a CDS encoding adenylate/guanylate cyclase domain-containing protein, which translates into the protein MESHRPPDPAKTRAALGRAGPAPDKRIAKLQDRIVVFFVALLASVLIVNFALIRYTTQQTAQNTLREELRVGARVFKRILETNSEKLVEATSVLTYDFGFREAIATRERETIYSALTNHAARIRASAMAVIGLDGIIVSDTLKPKASGVPYAFPDLINEAAERGRTSSIRLVDGKAYQIIVVPVLAPLPIAWVAMSFVIDDTAARELQRITSSDVTFLEMSGATPGLLASTVPPARRGGLLEKAPSMVANGANGVKERLGDEEYEVLAMRLDSGKLPIYALIQRSVKEGTEPFDWLEVLLYFLASFSMAVTLYGAIRIARRITRPIAHLASAAREIEKGNYDVRVDATGSFEISELAQAFGGMTRGLAERDNMRDVLGKVSSAAVAAQLLTGQIELGGEERDASVIFTDVRNFTALAEKLSPTQSLALLNEFLTEISAIVEDHGGVVDKYMGDGVMAVFGAPVARPDDGQRALEAALAIRDGVRALGRRLAARGQPDPEVGVGLNTSRVIAGNIGSPTRLNYTVLGDGVNLAARFEGLTKRYQVPIVCGERTKAVSSGVVFRELDKVRVRGKTVPVRIFEPIAREGTLTPMEVDLLGIWHAAITDFRERRWSRARVAFESLSEERGYVRLAQLYLGYLADLESRTPGPDWDGAFTLYEK